One window of the Streptomyces sp. NBC_00259 genome contains the following:
- a CDS encoding GTP-binding protein: protein MDSEPSDAHAPFLALKILVAGGFGVGKTTFVGAVSEIRPLNTEELLTEAGRSDDSLDGVADKRTTTVALDFGRITIGDDLALYVFGTPGQDRFWFLWDELARGALGAVVLADTRRLRDCFPAVDYFERRRLPFVVAVNCFDGDREYTAREVASALDLDPGTPVVLCDARERESGKEVLITLIELAGGFAVPDAPVEPV, encoded by the coding sequence ATGGACTCCGAGCCCTCTGACGCGCACGCGCCCTTCCTCGCCCTCAAGATCCTCGTGGCGGGGGGTTTCGGGGTCGGCAAGACGACGTTCGTCGGCGCGGTCAGCGAGATCCGGCCGCTGAACACGGAGGAACTCCTGACGGAGGCGGGCCGGTCGGACGACAGCCTGGACGGGGTCGCCGACAAGCGCACCACGACCGTGGCGCTGGACTTCGGCCGGATCACGATCGGCGACGACCTCGCGCTGTACGTCTTCGGCACTCCGGGCCAGGACCGGTTCTGGTTCCTGTGGGACGAGCTCGCCCGGGGCGCCCTGGGCGCGGTGGTGCTCGCGGACACCCGGCGGCTGCGGGACTGTTTCCCGGCCGTCGACTACTTCGAACGGCGCCGGCTTCCGTTCGTCGTGGCCGTCAACTGCTTCGACGGCGACCGCGAGTACACCGCGCGGGAAGTGGCGTCGGCCCTCGATCTGGACCCGGGAACGCCGGTGGTGCTGTGCGACGCGCGGGAGCGTGAGTCGGGGAAGGAGGTCCTGATCACGCTGATCGAGCTGGCGGGCGGCTTCGCCGTCCCCGACGCTCCGGTGGAACCGGTGTGA
- a CDS encoding roadblock/LC7 domain-containing protein: MNGNPQRSGDLSWLLEELVTQVTEIRHAIVLSGDGLPVGTSKALSRDDGERFAAIASGFHSLAKGTGRHFRAGRVIQTLVELEEGFLFVVAAGDGSCLAVFSDADADVGLVAYEMARLVKRVGAHLGTPARDVAGVMSRIDD; this comes from the coding sequence ATGAACGGCAACCCGCAGCGTTCCGGTGACCTCAGCTGGCTTCTGGAAGAGCTGGTCACCCAGGTCACCGAGATCAGGCACGCGATCGTGCTGTCCGGCGACGGACTGCCGGTCGGCACGTCGAAGGCGCTGAGCCGGGACGACGGGGAGCGGTTCGCCGCGATCGCCTCCGGCTTCCACAGTCTCGCCAAGGGCACGGGGAGGCACTTCCGCGCGGGCCGGGTCATCCAGACCCTCGTCGAGCTTGAGGAGGGCTTCCTGTTCGTCGTCGCGGCGGGCGACGGTTCCTGTCTCGCCGTGTTCAGCGACGCCGACGCCGATGTCGGCCTGGTCGCCTACGAGATGGCGCGACTGGTCAAGCGGGTCGGAGCCCATCTCGGCACCCCGGCCCGTGATGTGGCCGGAGTGATGTCACGCATCGATGACTGA
- a CDS encoding DUF742 domain-containing protein — protein MTDPDRRWYDEEAGPLVRLYAVTTGRARPSGERLDLMTVIHALPGTGPDPVLPPEQTAILRLCRPRPHPVADIASDSGLPLAVVRVLLGDLLEAGLIRATPPVPPAQLPDARILRRVIDGLRAL, from the coding sequence ATGACTGACCCCGACCGCCGCTGGTACGACGAGGAGGCGGGCCCGCTGGTGCGCCTCTACGCGGTGACCACCGGCCGGGCGCGCCCCAGCGGCGAACGCCTCGATCTGATGACCGTCATCCATGCCCTGCCGGGGACCGGCCCCGACCCCGTGCTCCCGCCCGAGCAGACGGCGATCCTCCGGCTGTGCCGCCCCAGGCCGCACCCGGTGGCCGACATCGCGTCCGACTCAGGACTGCCGTTGGCCGTCGTACGGGTACTTCTCGGCGATCTGCTGGAGGCGGGCCTGATCCGGGCCACTCCTCCGGTACCGCCGGCCCAACTCCCCGACGCACGCATCCTCAGGAGAGTGATTGATGGACTCCGAGCCCTCTGA